The genome window TCACCTATGAATTTGATGGGGAACAGCTGTTCTCCGTGGACCTGAAGAAAAGTGAGGCCATGTGGCGTCTGCCTGAGTTCGGCAATTTTGCCCACTTTGACCCACAGGGTGGGCCGGCCAGCCTCGCCATGATCAGAGCCCACCTGGACGTCCTGGTGGAACGCTCCAACCGCGCCAGAGCCCCCAGTGGTACCTGGCCCTCCCTCAGCCCGCCCGGTCAGGCAGGGGGAACCAGAGAAGCTTCTTCCCGCCTCCCAGGCCTGTGGTGCACTGTGGCACATGCTCTCTCAGATCCCACGCCTGCTGTGCCCAGCCCCTTTCTCTCCCAGGAGGCTCTGGTCTTCCCAGGCCCCTTCAGCACCATCTTCCTTCTTGAGGAATGACCCCTCTCACCTGCACTCCCACCCCGGCCAGTCAGATGTAGGAGCTCCTGGTGCCCAAGTGTGTTTCCCTTCCCTCCCGCCCCAGCGGTTACCCTCCCAGAGCATTCCCTGCCTGCAGATGGCTGGATAGGAGGAATCGTCCCTTCCTCCCAGGCCTAGCAAGGCCAGCCCTAAGGGACTCAGGGCTTTGTTCCTCCTAGTGCCTCCAAGGGTGACCGTGCTCCCCAAGTCTCAAGTGGAGCTGGGTCACCCCAACGTCCTCATTTGCATCGTGGACAACATCTTCCCACCTGTGATCAATATCACCTGGCTGCGCAATGGTCAAACAGTCACCCAGGAAGTGGCCCAGTCCAGCTTCTACTCCCAGCCTGACCATTCGTTCCACGAGTTCCACTACCTGGCCTGCGTGCCCTCACCTGAGGACGCCTACGACCGCCGGGTGGAGCACTGGGGCCTGGATAAGCCGCTCCTCAGGCACTGGGGTACGGAgcccgtccccagcccctcccagaccTGTGTCCCCTTACTCTAGAACCTCTTCTTGTGCCCTGGTGCCCCCCCTTTCTCTGTCAGAGCCCCAGGTGCCTAATCCACCGCCAGGTGCCACGGAGACCCTGCTCTGTGCCCCGGGCC of Microcebus murinus isolate Inina chromosome 5, M.murinus_Inina_mat1.0, whole genome shotgun sequence contains these proteins:
- the LOC105886015 gene encoding HLA class II histocompatibility antigen, DO alpha chain, producing the protein MALPASLVLGLHTLATLQSPQEAGAIKDSPNTADHTGSYGPAFYQSHSASGQFTYEFDGEQLFSVDLKKSEAMWRLPEFGNFAHFDPQGGPASLAMIRAHLDVLVERSNRARAPSGTWPSLSPPVPPRVTVLPKSQVELGHPNVLICIVDNIFPPVINITWLRNGQTVTQEVAQSSFYSQPDHSFHEFHYLACVPSPEDAYDRRVEHWGLDKPLLRHWEPQVPNPPPGATETLLCAPGLAVGLAGFLVDTALVITGTRLSSAPGYRSPSSLGGGGGQWTTLSRAGVEEQRFCGEQRVLMAGLLG